A genomic region of Candidatus Poribacteria bacterium contains the following coding sequences:
- a CDS encoding SurA N-terminal domain-containing protein, which produces MLRYITCFLLLCIGGNTNAQVLIDSVIAVVNTDAITRSELENEFRIAAIMGKPRAEAPTSAEKRAVLETIINRKFVLQESDRIGIVVAERDDEVAGKITEIRTRHASMADFQSVLQHYRLETETLKMWVYEQLIYDEFFRRKFFNAVNSAEVEKLAKSHYDMNSAEFVVPPTVTFNSLLIVAPADISEAEDQNMVDLVHQLSAHLQQGKTFEAVRKTYETQLTLRFSVSTVETDTPLGNIVTELKTSARSQPIMVAQGYQIVERIRHNPAYQKAYSEVSEEITDRIRQAEAEKAFKTWLTRQKEEKTWHILDDELTRTENEVE; this is translated from the coding sequence ATGCTGCGCTACATCACTTGTTTTCTCTTGCTTTGTATCGGCGGTAACACGAACGCGCAAGTGCTTATTGATTCGGTTATCGCGGTTGTCAATACGGATGCTATCACGCGCAGCGAACTCGAAAATGAATTTCGTATCGCTGCTATCATGGGGAAGCCTCGTGCCGAGGCACCAACATCTGCCGAAAAACGCGCCGTGTTAGAGACTATCATCAACCGTAAATTCGTCTTACAAGAATCGGACCGAATCGGAATTGTGGTTGCCGAGCGCGATGATGAAGTTGCGGGAAAGATTACGGAGATCCGCACAAGGCATGCTTCTATGGCAGATTTCCAGAGCGTTTTACAGCACTACCGGTTGGAAACCGAAACCTTGAAAATGTGGGTTTATGAACAGCTCATTTACGATGAATTTTTCCGGCGTAAATTTTTCAATGCTGTCAACAGTGCAGAAGTCGAAAAATTAGCCAAATCACACTATGATATGAATAGTGCCGAATTTGTCGTCCCCCCCACGGTCACCTTCAACTCGCTCCTTATAGTCGCTCCTGCAGATATATCAGAAGCGGAAGATCAGAACATGGTGGACCTGGTACACCAACTCAGTGCACATTTGCAGCAAGGGAAAACATTTGAGGCGGTGCGTAAAACTTACGAGACGCAGCTGACACTTAGATTTTCGGTCTCGACAGTTGAGACAGACACGCCGTTGGGGAACATTGTAACCGAATTGAAAACTTCTGCGCGAAGTCAACCGATCATGGTCGCGCAAGGATACCAGATTGTTGAACGCATTCGGCATAACCCGGCGTATCAAAAAGCATATTCAGAGGTCAGTGAGGAGATCACAGATCGGATTCGACAAGCGGAAGCAGAAAAAGCGTTTAAAACGTGGTTAACCAGACAGAAAGAAGAGAAAACCTGGCATATTTTAGATGATGAACTGACGCGAACGGAAAACGAGGTAGAATAA